One window of the Wenzhouxiangella sp. XN24 genome contains the following:
- a CDS encoding transporter associated domain-containing protein — protein sequence MTDDKPPSTSGSRPGLLSRWADAFRTTPRDREGLLELLAQARRDQILDADEHRMLESVLEVATIQVRDIMIPRGKIVVLERDASPQDMLQIIIESGHSRFPVIADDRDEVIGILLAKDLLRFFVESSGQRFRIKECLRPAVFIPESKRLNVLLKEFRISHNHMAIVVDEYGGVSGLLTIEDVLEQIVGEIDDEHDPDEEVMIVPEQEDTWRVDALARIEDLNEELGTAFSDEHYDTVGGLVMHELGRLPRKGESLVLEGMRFTVLRADRRRVHAVRLRRLAG from the coding sequence ATGACTGACGACAAACCTCCGAGTACGAGCGGAAGCCGGCCCGGGCTGCTGTCCCGCTGGGCCGATGCCTTCCGTACCACGCCGCGCGACCGCGAGGGCCTTCTCGAGCTCCTCGCGCAGGCCAGGCGGGACCAGATCCTCGACGCCGACGAGCACCGCATGCTCGAGAGCGTGCTCGAGGTCGCCACCATCCAGGTTCGTGACATCATGATCCCGCGAGGCAAGATCGTCGTCCTCGAACGCGACGCCAGCCCGCAGGACATGCTGCAGATCATCATCGAGTCCGGCCACTCGCGATTCCCGGTGATCGCCGACGATCGCGACGAAGTCATCGGCATCCTGCTCGCCAAGGACCTGCTGCGCTTTTTCGTCGAGAGCAGCGGGCAGCGCTTCCGTATCAAGGAATGCCTGCGTCCCGCGGTGTTCATTCCCGAGAGCAAGCGGCTCAACGTCCTGCTCAAGGAGTTCCGGATCAGCCACAACCACATGGCGATCGTCGTGGATGAATACGGCGGGGTTTCCGGGCTGCTGACCATCGAGGACGTCCTGGAGCAGATCGTCGGCGAGATCGACGACGAGCACGACCCCGACGAGGAAGTCATGATCGTCCCCGAGCAGGAGGACACCTGGCGGGTGGATGCCCTGGCCCGCATCGAGGACCTGAACGAGGAACTCGGCACGGCCTTCAGCGACGAGCATTACGACACGGTGGGTGGGCTCGTGATGCACGAGCTCGGCCGGCTGCCGCGCAAGGGCGAATCGCTCGTGCTGGAGGGGATGCGCTTCACCGTGCTGCGGGCCGATCGGCGCCGCGTGCATGCCGTGCGCCTGCGGCGCCTCGCCGGCTAG
- the ybeY gene encoding rRNA maturation RNase YbeY produces MTLRIDIQVAGSRSGLPDVARLRHWARSALAGRRTDAELSIRIVDAAESQALNRRFRGKDRPTNVLAFPAELPPDLGLPLLGDLVICRDVVEAEAAEQAKPPHAHWAHMVIHGTLHLVGFDHETEEEAGKMEAAEAEILGELGWPDPYRETEGSND; encoded by the coding sequence ATGACCCTGCGCATCGATATCCAGGTGGCGGGCTCGCGCAGCGGGCTGCCGGATGTCGCGCGCCTGCGGCACTGGGCGCGCTCCGCGCTCGCCGGGCGTCGCACGGACGCCGAACTGTCGATTCGCATCGTCGATGCCGCGGAGAGCCAGGCACTCAACCGCCGGTTTCGCGGCAAGGACCGGCCGACCAACGTGCTGGCCTTTCCCGCGGAACTGCCGCCCGACCTCGGCCTGCCGCTGCTGGGCGACCTGGTGATCTGTCGCGACGTGGTGGAGGCGGAGGCGGCCGAGCAGGCGAAGCCGCCTCACGCGCATTGGGCTCACATGGTGATTCACGGTACGCTGCATCTCGTGGGCTTCGATCACGAGACCGAGGAAGAAGCCGGGAAAATGGAAGCGGCCGAAGCCGAGATTCTCGGCGAACTCGGCTGGCCGGATCCCTACAGGGAAACTGAAGGAAGCAATGACTGA
- a CDS encoding PhoH family protein: protein MDANFVRDLVLEPADNDRLANLCGQFDEHLKQIERRLGVQIRPRGNRFEIQGPERAVNAADRLIVALFEQAATDSISPERVHVGLQEAGLYEEPGAAAPGEVRTRRGVVRGRGPNQNAYLQSMRDHDLCFGVGPAGTGKTYLAVASAVEALERDTVRRIVLVRPAVEAGERLGFLPGDMSQKIDPYLRPMYDALYEMLGFERVGKLIERHVIEIAPLAFMRGRTLNEAFVILDEAQNSTVEQMKMFLTRIGFGSRAVVNGDVTQTDLPAAKLSGLRHAIAVLENVEGVGFTWFTAKDVVRHPLVQRIVEAYERHEGRPER from the coding sequence TTGGACGCCAATTTCGTCAGGGACCTGGTCCTGGAGCCCGCCGACAACGACCGGCTGGCCAATTTGTGCGGTCAGTTCGACGAGCATCTCAAGCAGATCGAGCGTCGCCTCGGCGTGCAGATCCGCCCGCGGGGCAACCGCTTCGAGATCCAGGGGCCGGAGCGCGCCGTGAATGCGGCGGACCGGTTGATCGTGGCGCTGTTCGAGCAGGCCGCCACGGACAGTATCAGTCCGGAGCGCGTGCACGTGGGGCTGCAGGAGGCCGGGCTGTACGAAGAGCCGGGTGCGGCGGCGCCGGGCGAGGTGCGGACGCGTCGCGGGGTCGTACGGGGCCGGGGACCGAACCAGAATGCTTATCTCCAGTCGATGCGCGACCACGATCTCTGTTTCGGGGTCGGGCCTGCGGGCACGGGGAAGACCTACCTGGCGGTGGCGAGCGCGGTGGAGGCGCTGGAGCGGGACACCGTGCGCCGCATCGTGCTGGTGCGACCCGCGGTGGAGGCCGGCGAGCGGCTCGGCTTCCTGCCGGGCGACATGTCGCAGAAGATCGATCCCTACCTGCGGCCGATGTACGACGCGCTGTACGAAATGCTGGGCTTCGAGCGGGTCGGCAAGCTGATCGAGCGGCATGTCATCGAGATCGCGCCGCTGGCCTTCATGCGCGGACGAACGCTGAACGAAGCCTTCGTGATCCTCGACGAGGCGCAGAACTCCACGGTCGAGCAGATGAAGATGTTCCTGACGCGCATCGGCTTCGGCTCCCGCGCCGTCGTGAACGGCGACGTCACCCAGACCGACCTGCCGGCCGCGAAGCTGTCCGGATTGCGCCACGCGATCGCGGTGCTGGAGAACGTCGAGGGGGTGGGGTTCACGTGGTTCACCGCCAAAGACGTCGTGCGCCATCCGCTGGTGCAGCGCATCGTGGAGGCCTACGAGCGCCACGAAGGGCGACCGGAGCGATGA
- the miaB gene encoding tRNA (N6-isopentenyl adenosine(37)-C2)-methylthiotransferase MiaB, translated as MAATQRGGKLFIRTFGCQMNEYDSSKMADVLRESHGFEAADSPESADILLLNTCSIREKAQEKVFSLLGRWRELKEARPGVVIGVGGCVASQEGEAILARAPFVDIVFGPQTLHRLPAMLDEVRGRGLPAIDISFPEIEKFDRLPAPRADGPTAFVSVMEGCSKYCSFCVVPYTRGEEVSRPFDDVIVEVAQLAAQGVREVNLLGQNVNAYRGAMHDGTTADLAALIRFVAAVDGIDRIRFTTSHPVEFTDSLVAAYAEVPELASYLHLPVQSGSDRVLAMMKRGHTALEYRQKIRRVREARPDISISSDFIIGFPGETERDFEQTLQLIEDVGFDQSFSFIYSRRPGTPAASLPDDVDAAEKQRRLALLQHRVNQQAAAISAAMVGGVERVLVERPAKKDARQLAGRTANMRWVNFDGDAALIGQFVDVLITEALPNSLRGRLIDSAAPLRRSA; from the coding sequence ATGGCAGCAACACAGCGGGGCGGCAAGCTGTTCATCCGCACCTTCGGGTGCCAGATGAACGAGTACGATTCGTCGAAGATGGCGGACGTGTTGCGGGAATCGCACGGCTTCGAGGCCGCCGATTCGCCCGAGAGCGCCGATATCCTGCTGCTGAACACCTGTTCGATCCGCGAGAAGGCCCAGGAGAAGGTGTTCTCGCTGCTGGGCCGCTGGCGGGAGTTGAAAGAGGCGCGTCCCGGCGTCGTCATCGGCGTGGGCGGCTGCGTGGCGAGCCAGGAAGGGGAGGCGATCCTGGCGCGCGCCCCGTTCGTCGACATCGTCTTCGGCCCCCAGACGCTGCATCGGCTGCCCGCGATGCTCGACGAGGTGCGGGGCCGCGGCCTGCCGGCCATCGATATCTCCTTTCCGGAGATCGAGAAGTTCGACCGCCTGCCGGCGCCGCGCGCCGACGGCCCGACCGCGTTCGTGTCCGTCATGGAGGGTTGCAGCAAGTACTGCAGCTTCTGCGTGGTCCCCTACACGCGGGGCGAGGAGGTCAGCCGCCCCTTCGACGACGTCATCGTCGAGGTTGCGCAGCTCGCCGCGCAGGGCGTGCGCGAGGTCAACCTGCTCGGCCAGAACGTCAATGCCTACCGGGGCGCGATGCACGACGGCACGACCGCCGACCTCGCCGCGCTGATCCGCTTCGTGGCGGCGGTGGACGGCATCGACCGGATCCGCTTCACGACCTCGCACCCGGTCGAGTTCACCGACAGCCTCGTGGCGGCCTACGCCGAGGTGCCGGAGCTGGCGTCCTACCTGCACCTGCCGGTGCAGAGCGGCTCGGATCGCGTGCTGGCGATGATGAAAAGGGGGCACACTGCGCTGGAGTATCGGCAGAAGATCCGCCGGGTACGCGAGGCCCGTCCCGACATCAGCATCAGCTCGGACTTCATCATCGGCTTTCCCGGCGAGACCGAGCGCGATTTCGAGCAGACCCTGCAGCTGATCGAGGACGTGGGGTTCGACCAGTCCTTCAGCTTCATCTACAGCCGCCGGCCGGGGACGCCCGCCGCCTCGCTGCCCGACGACGTCGATGCCGCGGAAAAGCAGCGCCGGCTCGCCCTGCTGCAGCACCGCGTCAACCAGCAGGCCGCCGCCATCAGCGCGGCGATGGTGGGCGGCGTCGAGCGCGTGCTGGTGGAGCGACCGGCGAAAAAAGACGCCCGGCAACTGGCCGGCCGCACGGCCAACATGCGCTGGGTCAATTTCGACGGCGATGCGGCGCTCATCGGCCAGTTCGTCGATGTGCTGATCACCGAAGCGCTGCCCAACTCCCTGCGTGGCCGGCTGATCGATTCCGCGGCGCCGCTGCGCCGCTCTGCCTGA
- the ssb gene encoding single-stranded DNA-binding protein, with protein sequence MARGINKVILVGNLGADPESRTTPGGLTVTNIRVATTEKRKDRQSGDLVEETEWHRVVMFDRLAEVAREYLRKGSQVYIEGQIRTNKWQDKEGNDRYTTEIIGRDMQMLGGRPGGDAPASRGGYDERPRSSGGASSSGSAARAEEPFEDDIPF encoded by the coding sequence ATGGCGCGCGGTATCAACAAAGTCATCCTGGTCGGCAATCTCGGCGCCGATCCGGAATCACGGACCACCCCGGGCGGGCTGACCGTCACCAATATCCGGGTCGCGACCACGGAAAAGCGCAAGGATCGCCAGAGCGGCGACCTGGTCGAGGAGACCGAGTGGCATCGTGTCGTGATGTTCGACCGGCTCGCCGAGGTGGCGCGCGAGTACCTGCGCAAGGGCTCGCAGGTCTATATCGAGGGCCAGATCCGCACCAACAAGTGGCAGGACAAGGAAGGCAACGACCGCTACACGACCGAGATCATCGGCCGCGACATGCAGATGCTCGGCGGGCGCCCGGGTGGCGATGCGCCGGCCTCGCGCGGCGGTTACGACGAGCGGCCGCGCAGTTCCGGCGGGGCGTCGTCCTCCGGCAGCGCCGCGCGTGCCGAAGAGCCCTTCGAGGACGACATTCCCTTCTGA